A genomic window from Fusarium oxysporum Fo47 chromosome VIII, complete sequence includes:
- a CDS encoding major facilitator superfamily domain-containing protein: MSTHEKENPIAQAASESADSDTPGFRPKGWMYKTVRIAGVDLWYASPKVQLLMVSIVCFLCPGMFNALTGLGGGGQVSNEAQDHANTALYSTFAVIGFFAGTFANRLGLRLTLSIGGLGYCVYAASFLCYSHTQNMPFVVFAGALLGLCAGLLWAAQGSIMMSYPPEQSKGRYISWFWVIFNMGAVIGSLIPLAQNINKKAGPVSDGTYAAFIALMAIGAVLALMICDADKIVREDNTKVIVMKNPSWSTEIKGLWETLSRAPWVVLLFPMFFSSNIFYTYQNVNMNLAQFNVRTRALNNLLYWLAQIFGALIVGYALDVSSVRRSVRAKISLVVLFVLTFAIWGGGYAWQKDQRPREIAMNPANEDDKIDWDDGAHKFLAPMFLYFFYGFFDAAWQTCIYWYMGALSNSGRKTANFAGFYKGIQSAGAAIFWRLDGLGKPFDTIFAATWACLGASLVIAAPVIFMKIQDSVSVEEDLKFSDEKIEDVIVAPTDKKIALTEA, translated from the exons ATGTCCACTCACGAAAAGGAAAACCCCATCGCCCAAGCGGCTTCAGAATCCGCAGACTCGGATACACCAGGCTTCCGCCCCAAAGGATGGATGTACAAGACCGTCCGCATCGCCGGCGTTGACCTCTGGTACGCCTCGCCCAAAGTCCAACTCCTCATGGTCTCCATCGTCTGCTTCTTATGTCCCGGCATGTTCAACGCCCTGACTGGTCTCGGAGGTGGCGGCCAAGTCTCCAATGAAGCCCAGGACCACGCCAACACGGCTCTCTACAGCACTTTTGCCGTCATTGGTTTCTTCGCTGGTACTTTCGCAAACAGACTTGGACTTCGTCTGACTTTGTCCATTGGAGGTTTGGGATATTGTGTCTATGCTGCTTCGTTCTTGTGCTATTCGCATACCCAGAACATGCCCTTTGTCGTCTTTGCTGGTGCTCTCTTGGGTCTTTGCGCTGGACTCTTGTGGGCTGCTCAGGGATCTATCATGATGTCTTATCCTCCTGAGCAGAGCAAGGGACGATACATCTCTTGGTTTTGggtcatcttcaacatgggTGCTGTCATCGGTTCTCTT ATCCCCCTTGCtcaaaacatcaacaagaaagCTGGCCCCGTCTCCGATGGCACATACGCCGCTTTCATCGCTCTCATGGCCATCGGTGCCGTCCTCGCCCTCATGATCTGCGACGCCGACAAGATCGTCCGTGAGGACAACACTAAGGTCATCGTCATGAAGAACCCCTCATGGAGCACTGAGATCAAGGGTCTGTGGGAAACACTCTCCCGCGCCCCCTGGGTCGTCCTCCTATTCCCcatgttcttctcctcaaacATCTTCTACACTTACCAAAACGTCAACATGAACCTCGCTCAGTTCAACGTTCGCACTCGCGCTCTCAACAACTTACTCTACTGGCTTGCTCAGATCTTTGGCGCCCTTATTGTTGGATACGCTCTTGACGTCTCTAGCGTCCGTCGCAGTGTTCGTGCAAAGATCTCCCTGGTCGTCCTCTTTGTTCTGACCTTTGCTATCTGGGGTGGTGGCTATGCCTGGCAGAAGGACCAGCGACCTCGTGAGATCGCCATGAACCCTGCTAACGAGGATGACAAGATTGACTGGGATGATGGTGCTCACAAGTTCCTTGCTCCCATGTTCCTCTACTTCTTCTACGGCTTCTTCGACGCTGCTTGGCAGACTTGCATCTACTGGTACATGGGTGCTCTCTCCAACTCTGGCCGCAAGACAGCCAACTTTGCTG GCTTCTACAAGGGTATCCAATCCGCCGGTGCTGCCATCTTCTGGCGTCTCGACGGCCTCGGCAAGCCATTCGACACTATCTTTGCCGCCACATGGGCCTGCCTCGGTGCTTCGCTCGTCATCGCCGCCCCCGTTATCTTCATGAAGATCCAAGACTCTGTCTCTGTTGAAGAGGATCTCAAGTTCAGCGACGAGAAGATCGAGGATGTCATTGTCGCACCTACAGATAAGAAGATCGCCCTCACAGAGGCGTAG
- a CDS encoding ras guanine nucleotide exchange factor domain-containing protein: protein MFSDQPMRASLQVAPLTIAKSRTESSGDASSTSENDNTLYSQSQMTPPATPNGSQEDLSPSPQYIPPQVFHNFLRAFYPFNPSYVMSDSSVTLPLNEGDVILVHSIHTNGWADGTLLVSGARGWLPTNYCEAYEPDDMCNLLKALLNFWDLLRSTSVNDKEIFGNQEFMKGIIAGVRFLLERTNCLNRESTFIQRNDALRKCRKSLLSELSSLVKTAKRLQETQRLEIAPVEDVNDIIDEMILKAFRIVTKGVRFMDVLEDDRRARAPSAVTVMDTVLEESYVPPTPPADQSSFDEQSQRSTSINDTDSQAAASVAASESSETTQTSTSIFNKRLSSLSGRTGPSSHRLSQGSLSQAQAQAHRLSATISHRVSLAGPSSVSRAHHLVTERLNRSHDTFLSHLGSFIGRLHLQSQSRPELASAIRQSALSGGELLAVIDGVYDHINSSSEALARARSTMFARIQDLVFSARDTLVSAASEDADLIMPHDNTMLLASATGCVRAAGDCVAKAKSAIERIGDFEFELETSSLGIDLSILDIDTEERARTPSVSEHNDAVSVAGSNRTSNSSNGHARRLTVVAIDKPLPEVPQVTTPTDEQTVHPSPTSSRRSSVADDNVSSVASSISSLRPSLPPLPKLSTTLLANEEYSPVDNNDNDFNSSSRFDSMVASSAGSSATYLSRDSEVSIVSQSSTRATTPEQNLAPQKQPSLSNLSNGGSSEDVDVESRLMEKTFAHELMFNKEGQVTGGSLPALVERLTTHESTPDAMFVSTFYLTFRLFCTPVRLAEALIERYDYVNDSPHVAGPVRLRVYNAFKGWLESHWRDETDRDALDLIIPFAEHKLASSLPSAGRRLFELAQRVSGEGSLVPRLVSSMGKTNTSIAQYVPADTPLPIPAITKGQLNLLSAFKMGAAQPSILDFDPLELARQLTIKQMNIFSSILPEELLASQWMKNGGVAAPNVKAMSSLSTDLSNLVAETILQQQEVKKRAQVIKQWIKIAHQCLELHNYDGLMAIICSLNSSTISRLRKTWDAISTKRKDMLQNLQDLVEPSQNNKVLRTRLHDHVPPCLPFLGMYLTDLTFVDIGNPATKQMCLGPESEEDGNGGITVVNFDKHTRTAKIIGELQRFQIPYRLTEVPDMQDWMSSQISHLRDSEEGNVQVTYYRKSLLLEPRETASRPPVDSSAASIVGVGGGRPDLFSWISRDRGTSTPTPTQI from the exons ATGTTTAGCGACCAGCCCATGCGAGCCAGTCTCCAGGTGGCTCCTCTTACCATCGCCAAATCACGAACTGAATCATCTGGAGATGCTTCATCGACCTCAGAAAACGACAACACTCTCTACTCACAATCACAAATGACACCCCCCGCTACACCAAATGGCTCGCAGGAGGATCTCTCACCTTCACCTCAGTACATCCCTCCCCAAGTCTTCCACAACTTCCTGCGAGCCTTCTACCCTTTCAACCCCAGTTATGTCATGTCCGACTCGAGTGTGACATTACCTCTTAACGAGGGTGATGTGATTCTCGTGCACTCTATTCACACCAATGGATGGGCTGATGGTACATTACTTGTCTCGGGTGCCCGAGGATGGTTACCGACCAACTACTGCGAGGCTTACGAGCCTGATGACATGTGCAACTTGTTAAAGGCTCTCTTGAACTTTTGGGATCTGCTTCGAAGCACATCAGTCAATGACAAGGAGATCTTTGGCAACCAGGAGTTCATGAAGGGCATTATTGCGGGTGTTCGATTCCTATTG GAACGAACAAACTGTCTCAACCGAGAATCTACCTTTATTCAAAGGAACGATGCTCTGCGCAAGTGCCGcaagtctcttctctctgAACTATCATCCCTAGTCAAGACAGCCAAGCGATTGCAAGAGACACAACGTCTCGAAATCGCTCCCGTTGAAGATGTGAATGATATCATCGACGAGATGATTCTCAAAGCCTTTAGAATTGTAACAAAGGGAGTTCGCTTTATGGATGTGCTCGAGGATGACCGAAGGGCACGTGCGCCTTCAGCTGTTACTGTTATGGATACAGTGCTCGAAGAATCATACGTGCCGCCAACACCACCCGCTGATCAGTCTTCCTTTGATGAACAAAGCCAACGCAGCACAAGCATAAATGACACAGATTCCCAAGCTGCTGCCAGTGTCGCTGCCTCTGAATCGAGCGAGACAACTCAAACATCAACgtccatcttcaacaagcgATTATCGTCACTTAGTGGTCGTACTGGCCCGAGCTCTCACAGGTTGTCTCAGGGAAGCCTTTCGCAAgcccaagctcaagctcaccGCCTGTCCGCCACTATTTCGCACCGAGTGTCTCTTGCTGGCCCATCTTCAGTGTCGAGAGCCCATCATCTAGTTACTGAGCGCCTGAACCGCAGCCACGATACGTTCCTGTCTCATCTGGGATCTTTCATTGGTCGCCTGCATCTTCAATCACAGTCGCGCCCCGAGCTCGCATCAGCGATCCGTCAGTCTGCACTTTCAGGTGGAGAATTGCTTGCAGTAATCGACGGCGTCTATGACCACATCAACTCCAGCTCTGAGGCTCTTGCCCGAGCTCGATCCACCATGTTCGCCCGAATCCAAGATCTAGTCTTTTCTGCCCGCGATACCCTTGTCAGCGCTGCCTCTGAAGATGCCGATTTAATTATGCCCCATGACAACACAATGCTCCTCGCATCCGCTACGGGCTGCGTTAGGGCCGCTGGAGATTGCGTTGCCAAGGCAAAATCCGCTATCGAGCGCATTGGCGATTTTGAATTCGAGCTCGAGACTAGCAGCCTTGGAATTGATCTCAGCATTCTAGATATCGATACCGAGGAGCGAGCTAGGACCCCATCTGTTTCAGAACACAATGACGCTGTCAGCGTTGCCGGTTCCAACCGAACCTCCAACTCATCTAACGGACATGCTCGTCGCCTCACTGTTGTCGCAATTGATAAGCCTCTTCCTGAGGTTCCCCAGGTGACCACACCTACTGATGAACAGACCGTTCATCCTTCACCCACCTCTTCTCGACGGTCGTCAGTTGCCGATGACAACGTCTCCAGCGTtgcatcctccatctcctccctACGACCTTCTCTCCCTCCCCTTCCCAAGCTTTCTACCACTCTCCTTGCCAACGAGGAATACAGTCCTGTCGATAACAATGACAACGACTTCAACTCCTCTTCTCGGTTCGACAGTATGGTTGCTTCCAGCGCTGGTAGCAGTGCCACCTACCTCAGCCGTGACTCTGAGGTCAGCATTGTTTCGCAATCTTCCACTCGAGCTACCACTCCTGAGCAGAACCTTGCCCCTCAGAAGCAGCCTTCGCTGTCGAATTTGAGCAATGGTGGAAGCTCGGAGGATGTCGATGTCGAGTCAAGACTTATGGAGAAGACCTTTGCCCACGAGCTCATGTTCAACAAGGAGGGCCAGGTTACTGGCGGCTCTCTCCCCGCTCTTGTCGAGCGTCTCACAACCCACGAATCTACTCCTGATGCCATGTTTGTTTCTACCTTCTATCTCACCTTCCGCCTCTTCTGCACACCGGTCCGACTGGCTGAAGCGCTTATTGAGCGATATGACTATGTCAATGACTCTCCTCATGTGGCTGGACCTGTCCGTTTGAGAGTATACAATGCTTTCAAGGGCTGGCTCGAGTCCCACTGGAGGGATGAGACCGATCGCGATGCTCTTGACTTGATCATCCCCTTTGCTGAACACAAGCTGGCGTCCTCTCTGCCTTCTGCTGGTCGACGTCTGTTTGAGCTTGCTCAGCGTGTCTCAGGCGAGGGTTCTCTGGTGCCCCGACTTGTCTCCTCAATGGGCAAGACCAATACCTCCATTGCTCAATACGTGCCAGCTGACACTCCTTTGCCCATTCCTGCCATCACCAAGGGCCAGCTCAACCTTCTCTCTGCTTTCAAGATGGGCGCCGCTCAGCCAAGCATTCTTGACTTTGACCCTCTCGAGTTGGCTCGCCAGTTGACCATCAAGCAAATGAacatcttctcttccatcCTTCCTGAGGAGCTTCTTGCTTCTCAGTGGATGAAGAATGGTGGCGTCGCCGCTCCCAATGTCAAGGCTATGTCCTCTCTGTCAACTGATCTTTCCAACCTCGTCGCTGAGACTATCCTCCAGCAGCAAGAGGTCAAGAAGCGTGCTCAGGTTATCAAGCAATGGATCAAGATTGCTCACCAGTGTCTTGAGCTCCACAACTACGACGGTCTTATGGCTATCATCTGCAgtctcaacagcagcactATCAGTCGCCTCCGAAAGACTTGGGATGCCATCTCCACGAAGCGCAAGGACATGCTCCAGAACCTCCAGGATCTGGTCGAGCCCTCTCAGAACAACAAGGTCTTGCGAACAAGACTCCACGACCACGTTCCTCCTTGCCTGCCTTTCCTTGGCATGTACTTGACCGACTTGACATTTGTCGACATTGGCAACCCTGCCACCAAGCAAATGTGTCTCGGCCCTGAGTCTGAGGAGGATGGCAACGGTGGCATCACTGTTGTCAACTTTGACAAGCATACTCGCACTGCCAAGATCATTGGAGAGCTTCAGCGATTCCAAATCCCGTACAGACTTACTGAGGTGCCTGATATGCAGGACTGGATGTCCTCTCAGATCAGCCATCTCCGTGATAGTGAGGAGGGCAATGTCCAAGTCACCTACTACCGCAAGAGTCTCCTCCTCGAGCCTCGCGAGACTGCTAGCCGACCTCCAGTTGACTCCTCCGCTGCCTCCATCGTTGGCGTTGGAGGTGGTCGCCCCGACCTCTTCAGCTGGATCTCCCGCGACCGAGGcacctcaacaccaactccTACCCAGATATAA